TGTCAGCCAACGTAAAGGCTAACCTACCACCGGATTCTCAGGACTCAGCAGTGGTTTCAGAGCTCACCTGGGGTGAGGGACTCGAACATTACCCAGCCGGGGGCTTCGACCTGATACTGGGAGCAGATATCGTCTACCTGGAGGACACTTTTGCGTCACTACTGCGAACTCTGTTACACTTGTGTCATGACTCAACGGTTGTGTTGCTGTCCTGTAAGATCCGCTACGAGCGAGACACGCGTTTTCTACGTATGCTCGAGGAGGTCTTTGTGGTTGAGGAGGTTCATTTCAATCAAGAAAGAGACATCCACGTTTACAAAGCCTCCAAACGGCAACTCAAGGGCGAATTATGACCCTTATATTCTTATgttgaaacaagttttttttattaaatgcaacCCTCATACAAACCAAGAAAGCCTCATTGTTGAAACACTgaattaatttgatttcatGACTGAATtccaaataatttgttttttttttactctaaaactaaatctgTGAAGagtattttttgcataaatacttTTGTAAGCCAAAAGCAGTGTCATACAAAGtaaactagcataaaaaagtactaaaatgtctttaaaggaAAAGCAATACATGGAATAAGTGAACATATGTTGCCTTTTCTAAGTAAAATTCAATGTTCAATGTAGGCTTTCTAGATCATACTATCTTGGATTTGGTGAAAATAGATGTTAgattctcaaaataaaatactttattgcATTTTTGAAAGATTATTAGAGAAGAAATCAAAAGTGAGTTCCCTGAATGTTATGCTACGCTTCCACCAGACTCTGAGACatgcgttcaagcgaccactttcaatgaatagTCTATGTGTATGTCTACATTTCTTCACTACTTACTACATAGTGAGTTCGCCATTTTGTTGTGCTGTTCGACGCTGAATTTCCCcccaatccctaactactaaaaatcaaaatagtgctggactatatagtgccctggattttaaaagtaatttggacaccatgctcactacttttctttcgtttttctaaacaccggatatgacgtcatcaatttcacgaagtgaaaatcgaataaatacgagCATTTCAcctctatttatgaatccactgtgtgtggacggtttattcaaatatccaatttaaacaagtttttttggtggaccgcaatgcattatggtctatatccgctaatctagtgaccatcgatgtatgttagtttttcgcaaagacttctgagaaatttccagtgcacatgatttggaattagtagatttggatagcactagaaaatggcaaacgctgGAGATAGTGATCACTATCcggtgccctagaaatttcccagaagtctttgcaaaaaacagtgGACATCGctgctcactacattggcaaatatagacctcCACGATTGTAGTGCTGCCTCAACATGTTAGCAAGATAACATTTagacattaataataataatagtataacctggagggccagatattatgactttgacacgtggtgtatcagaatagagctgtgaaagaaaaagcccgGACCatgattcacaagatttgcactgctACGACATTTCGCGCAGTCTTTTTTGATTGTAGTATTAGGTAGCCACGTTCCAGCGTGAACACCAGATGCTTAAAACCGTATTCAAAGACCTATGTTTAATCCAATGTGTACATAGCAGATTTCTACAGTTCGTAGAATTACGTAGGTTAGAATTAATTATTCAGCTGTTAAtgcataaaatgtttcattatctTAACCTATTGGCACTggtactttaaattattttgatgtaaACATCCAAAGGTAATAGCCCCTTTGATCTGCCCCAAATcaaaggtcacatgaccacacgttcttttttttctcccttttaagAACCAGATGAGACTAAATTAccagaaacacatttaataacAGCTGCCAAAAATGTCATGTCTGTATAGCTCTAGCACAATGCACTGTAGTATGCAACTCGGTATTGACATTTagaaatttttgttaaaaaataacaagaagcaacataaaaaagcatactATTTCATATCTATACATAATACCTAAGAGTATAATATGGCATTCCtttcttataatttttttgttgccaATTTGGTCAAACTTTACAATCCTTTAGTAAAAATTCGCAGAAGTCCGATCGATTCAGAGCCTGTTTGTGCAGAAATGTTGGGAGGATTGTAAATGCAAAGAAAGTGCCCATGccgctttttttttgttttgttttttttgtccaacaaaTGCAATTTAGAGGCAGATTTTGCAAAATATAGATCAGTATTCTCTCAAATATAGACTTTAGAATATAGCAACATACGGTTACAGCTCTCAGAAatgcacatctttttttttgtttttggctgctTGTTAAGGCTCATTAGTTCGCGAAGAATCAAAACGATGAAGGAAAgtcgcttaaaaaaaaaaaaaaaaaagattaaaaatccaCGATATAAAAAGAAACCACTGCAGGCTGTTTACATGTGTTTCCTGGAGGGTCTTCCTGTAACATCTCATCACTTAAGAGTACAAGTCACTGATTAGCATCTTTAAAATACGCTTCatgtcttttctgtttgttcgtgccaaaacataaatgtttaaaacaaaaaaaaaaacaaaaaacaaggaaGCATAGGATgaaatattttaccaaaatacaGGTGAAAGATAAAACAGCCAACCAACAGTTGAAAGCTTAACGAATGTTAATGCGTGAATCCGGAGGAAGATGGGTAATCGTAGCGCGAGTGAAAGCGGCACGCTTCCCTTCTCTTGGATCGCTCGCCGTCTGGTTCATTCCTGGTGAGTTTCttagcagtttttaaaaagaaagtagtAGAAAAAGGAGGAGTGGCGTCCAGATGTGCTGAGTCACTGTTCGTGcctggagggggaggggtctcGTTCGAGCCCCACCCGCCCATCCCCCTCCAGCGGGGGCTTTCACTCGGATTTGTGGCAGTACAAGTCTTTGAGGGCTTTCAGTTCCTCGATGagggttttgttttggttctctAACACGGCCACGCGGTTCTCCAGACACTTCACGTACTCCTTCTTCTTCCGGCGGCACTCTCTGGCGGCCTCCCTGCGGTGGGAAAAAACGCAAAATCGTCAAAATCTCCACTGATTTTCAGACTTGGAAAACGCGTTTCAGTCACGTACCTGTTCTTCATCAGCCGCACCTCCCGTTTGCGTGTCACCTCCTCCGCGCCTCCTGCCGACCCCAGGGCTGGCGAGGTTGCCATGACGACCCCAGGAGTGATGGCGCTGGTCGAAGTGGTGCGGATTTGATAAGCTTGAACGTCACCGGATGCAGCTAATGAGGAAAAGCGAAATTTAACGGAAAATCGTAACTTTTGTAGAGTTGAAACggttaaataaagacatttaatgCTAAGCAAATATCAGGAAGTGTTTCCGGGCGTTAAGGGAACCTTTAGGAGCCGAGGGGTACGTGgttgcaggcaagatggcgTCCAAACGCaacattaaactcatcattagccGAAAGAAGCGGAAATGCCCAAACTGTAGCtggaagcaattttttttttctatactaGTAGATTCCAAACCGTAACCTGAATCTGGTGTTTTTCTAGGGGAAGAGTATGAACTTAGTTCAAACTTTGATTGAGAACTTCCAGCTAGTGATGCTCTGGCACCATCTTGGGGCCAAATTATTGTCTGCAGCAGGACAAAAACTTGAGTTTAAAGTGACTGTATTTTGGATTAAATCGCTATATTTTCGACACTAtacacagcaaaaaaatatttgtaatttttgaagCATAACTAGTATATTCAcgaaagataaaaataaaagtttaaataatggGGAATTTCcttattttctcaatttttaggTATTCGTGTTGTATAAACTACTTAAGTATTGATCTAAATAGTTATCCACCATATGTTACAGTATCGCAGtctaataatttaatttaactaaaaatttAACAGTGGTTAAGTGTAaaacttgtatatttttctaCTGTAAATTATTcaatgccaaaaaacaaaaaaattgaaaaatattgagATGCATTTAGCTGTCAAAACTATAAACAATACTTTCATCTCTGTGGTTAAAACACAGCGACTAATTAGAAAATTTAcctataaatacatttcattttacagtaataaTAAGAATATTACTTTGGAAGAACtgcaaaaatagctttttaattGTAAGATTGTTAAAAGTAACACCTTattgtttaaagttaaattctGGAAACCACAGCGGTCAGTTTTTTACcgtaacatttacattttttctttacgGTGTAGGGCTCACACTATTAATGAATGGTCTACTTTCAAACTTGTGTTGTACATAAGGCTCATAAAAACTCAGGGATAACCCTTAAACtagtttgtaacatgctacatgttagtcAAGATAAAAACGTTAGCGTATATGACTCCCAACAAAAGACAGAGACCGCTAAACATTCAAAAAGCTTGACTGATTTTGCGTAGTCCGCTtgaagtggtaggggtgtggcctttcaacGAGATCattcctgattggcgagagaggttgccatagaaacgtgacTTAGACCAATCACTACTTAAAGAAGCTTTCTTGTTCCAACGTGGCGGTGTCTGCATTACGAAAGAATTGGCTGTCCTAATTccctccctaactactaaaaactatacagGAAAGGACTATCTGGTGccctgaatttttaaaacaattctcactacgtttttttttttttttttttaaaagcatgtatgacgtcaccgatttcattAACGGAAAatttaatcaatacaaacattttacgacatctattatgactccactgtgttctgatgatgaaaccgttgatggtttattaaaaaaaaaaatgtaaccactttttgggcaaaaaaatgttccagcacaaagcattgtggtctattttcgctagtttttcgcaaagacttctgggaaatttctggggCACTCAATTTTGTAATTGTAGATTCGAacaacactagaaaatggtgaatgcacGATACAgtgagtaataaaggatttcaTACACAGCCTACAATTAGAAAAAATCCAgggccctagaaatttcccagaattctcagcAAAAAActatgcattgatgctcactagatttggGAAtgtggaccacaatgcattgcttttgaacaaaacttttttt
This Oryzias melastigma strain HK-1 linkage group LG2, ASM292280v2, whole genome shotgun sequence DNA region includes the following protein-coding sequences:
- the mettl21a gene encoding protein N-lysine methyltransferase METTL21A, whose product is MALVPYEENPLPALSKLHNSTAQFRFADRDLSLSQDWRKLGVAAVVWDAAVVMCMYLELGKVELKGKRVIELGAGTGLVGIVTALLGAQVTITDRAPALDFLSANVKANLPPDSQDSAVVSELTWGEGLEHYPAGGFDLILGADIVYLEDTFASLLRTLLHLCHDSTVVLLSCKIRYERDTRFLRMLEEVFVVEEVHFNQERDIHVYKASKRQLKGEL